TGTAAAACGATTTTACAAAGGTATTACAATTATTTTTCATAAACAAACTTTCTATCTGCTATACCTTTGTCTTGTTCAAATAATGGAACAGAAAAGATTTATCTATAACAATATTAACAAAATTAAATTTAATTTATTATGAAAAAGTCATTATTCGTAGCTGCTATCGCTGCAATCTCTCTAGTTGCTTGTAAAAAAACTGAAGCTAACACTACTGAAGGAACTACTGATTCTTTAGAGAACAAAGCTGATTCACTTCAGAACAATATGGACTCTACAGCTAGCGTTCAAAAAGATTCTATCGATGCTAAAGTTGATGCTAAGAAAGATAGCGTTGAAGTTAAGACTGACTCTGCTAAAGCTGCAGTTAAAAAATAATTTATTTTTAGCCGCTAAAAATAAAGAACCGCATCAATAAATGATGCGTTTTTTTTATGCCTGTTTATAAGATCTGCCGGCCTGTCCAGTCCGGTAAATGAATATTTAATTCTATGGATAGGTTATCCTGTTCAGCTCAGATTGTTTGGGCTGATAAAGATTTTAAAGAGGTCTTTCCTGTTTTTAATCTGCAGTATTTCAAAGATATTGGTAAAGTGATATTTTATTGTGGCTTCACTTACACATAATTTTTCTGCAATTTCCCTATTGGTAAGACCTTGCAATGCCAGGCCAACAATATCTTTTTGTTTTTTATTCAGAGATCTGAGCCTTGATTCAATCTCCTTGTGCGGGGAATCCGTGTTATATACCGTATGTTCCGAGCTGATCCTGATCTTTGAAATCAGGTCCTCATATTGCCGGGCTTTTTTCCGGGCTTTTCTTCTCAGGATTATGAAAAGAATACAACTGCACAAGACCATAATAATACTGAAAAACAGGTATATCTTTTTTTCCATTATTTGTTCTGTGTTTTCTTTGTACATATAATCCTGGTTTGAAGCATGCATCATAGACAATCTCTGTTCCTGTCTATCAATCAGCTTAAGAGAATCGAGAAGCTTGGTATAGTAGAAAAATCGGTCCTTGTTATTGCTTTCCCTATACACCTTGGAAAGTTCTTCAGTAGCATAAATTTTATATTTGAGAATTTTACATTTTTGAGAAAGGTATATGCATTTTTCATAGATTTCTTGTGCTTTGTCCGTACTTTTCATAGCGGCATACAGCTGTATCTGCTTTACCATTACTGCCGGCTGGTTACAGGAAGAATATCTTTTCAGAATATCAAGGCTTTCATTAAAGCATTCTTCAGCATACCGGTAATTTTTGGCAAGAAATTTAATATAACCGTCCTGCATGATCATGTATGCTCTACTCTCATTGCTGAGATACTTGTATCCTCCGTTTCTAAGGCGGATAATTATTTTTTCTGATGCAGCATAATCATTATTATCGAATGTAGAAAAAGCCAGTTCAGCATCCAATGCGGTTTTTAAAGAATCATGAACGGTATTGACATCAGCAAAATGTCGGGCATTTTTCAGGTAATAGATCGCTGAAGAATAGTCATTGATACTCCTGAATGTATTTGCAAGCAGCAGATTGAGCTTTACTGATTCTTCATCTGAAATATCACCGGCCAGCATCATTGTAATTTTCTCATGGGATTCCTTTTGCCTGCCTAAACGGTTTAGCCTGATTACCTCTTTTTCTAAAGATAATATATCATGATTCTGAGCATTGCATAACAGCATTAGTAGAAGTAATAAAAATGTATATCGATACATATTGAGGATAATTTGCAAAAGTAATAATATATTATAATATTTATGTTAAAAAATATTAAATCATTATTGATTATTTCGATATAGCTAATTTATTTAACTTTATTTCATTTGAAGGTGATTTTATGCAGGAGTGTATAAATCACTGTACTGGCAATACTGCTAAATCTGAACCTAAAATTCAAAATTAAAATAAGTCTAATTTAACGGTTATAATAATATGTATTTAGTATGCTGTTAATCAATGATATATGGTGTATCTATACTGTAGTCTAGTTTAGGGTTTACAAAGATTTTAGACTTTAGAATAATGCATCATCGCATTCAATATGCCAGTTTTGCAGTCATAAATGTAAAGACAATGAATTCACAGGTAGGTATATGAATTTTCATTGCTTTAATAAAAATGAATATTATGAAAAAAGGTTTAGGGTCTGTTTTTTTATTGGCAGGCGTATTTTATGGGTCCGCACAGGTTGGCATCAATAATTCTGCCCCTGCGGCTACATTGGATGTTACCGCTAAAACTTCTGACGGAAGCCGTGCGGAAGGTATGATCCCTCCGAGGATTCCAGGGGATGCCCTAAGGGCGGCCAATATCAATAATATATACGGATCAGCTCAGAACGGAGCTATTGTATATGTGACTGCCGGCGCAAGTGCTGCTAATCAAATCGGGCAGACAGCCAATATGTCTTCATCCGGTTATTATTATTTTGATTCCACAGCAAATGTATGGCAGAAGATAGGCGGCGGCTCAGGCGGCGGAACATCCTATTCATCTGGAGAAGGGATTTCAATCGCGGGGAATGTTATTTCAGCCAATGCCGCTACAGCAGGTGCTAATGGGATTATGAGGCTTGCAGGCGATCTTACGGGAAGCGCAGCAGCCCCTGTGATAGGTACAGGGAAAATCAACAGCAGTAAAATTGAAGATTTGTCCATTCAGGCTGGTGATCTCGCAGACAATTCAGTGACCGCGTCAAAAATCCAGGGAAGTACGACTAATGGTCAGGTTTTGACCACTAATGCATCCGGAGTAACAGGTTGGGCGACCCCTTCTACCGGAATTACATCTGAAGTGGATGGCATTATTGGAAATGAAGTGACTAATGCTACGGCAAACGGAGGTTTGCTGCGTATAGGCGCAGGTACAGCAGCCAGTCCTTATACTTTAGGTCTGACCACCGGCAGCACTGCAGGCCAGGTAATGAAATGGAACGGTAGCTCCTGGGCTCCCGGGACAGACAATGATACCACTTTGTCATATACAGGTTCAACCTCAGTTACCCTGAGCGGAAACTCTTTTGAAAGAGCAGCTTTGACAGGGGATGTGACGGCTTCCGCTAATACCAATGCGACCACTATTGCCACAAGTGCTGTAACCTCAGCGAAAATATTAGACGGAACCATTGCAACCGCAGATCTTGCCAACAATGCCGTAAGTATTGCCAAACTTCCTTCCGGAGCAAGCAGTACCACATTTTTGAGAGGTGACGGAAGCTGGGCTTCGGCAGGCGATAACTTTGGGAACCATGTGGCGACTGCTGATATTGAAATGGATGGAAAAAACATTTATTTTAAAGGAAATACCGGAACAATAGATACCAATCATGGGGTAGGCTATAATACCACTGCTGATGGTCCCAGAATGTTTGGGAACAATGGAGGTTATTTAGGAACCGTAAATGGAATAAATGCCATCAGATGGTACGGTACCGGAAATGTTGACATCAGCGGGCAGATCAAAATTGCAGGCGGAAGCCCGGGGAGCGGGAAGGTATTAACATCAGATGCCAGCGGTACGGCATCGTGGCAGACGCTTTCTTCTACAGGAGATAATTTAGGGAACCATGTTGCCACTACAGATATTAAGCTGGATGGTAAAAATATATACTTCAAAGGCAATGCAACAAATTCAGATGCCAATCACGGGGTAGGATATAATGCTACTGCAGACGGACCCAGGCTGTTCGGAAATGGAGGCGGTTATTTGGGAACCTCAACCAATACCAATGCATTGCGATGGTACAGCAACGGGAATATTGACATCAGCGGACAGATTAAAATATCCGGCGGAAATCCTGGAAATGGTAAAATTTTAACTTCCGATGCCAATGGTACGGCAAGCTGGATAACGAGTAACAGTGCTACCAAAACAACGGCGGTGGGAAGCCTTCCGGGTACGGGACCGGATATTTCTGACGTAAACTGGAAACGGATCAATAGCGCAGCAATCACCCTGGGACCCGGCAAATGGCTTGTGCATATAGGATCCACGGCAAAGGGAGGGAACAATGTAGTTACCGTGGACGGACAGAACAGATATATTGCCGCGTTATCTACAAGTGATACCTCATTTAATCAGGTGTTTTCTTCAGGAGGAACAGGATATTGGGTCGCAGGTGACCAGGGAAGAGGATCAGCAAGAGCCGTAATAACGGGAACCATCGCAGTTGAAAATACCAATTCAGGAAATGTAACCTATTATTTATGGGGGAAATTGGAAAGATGGGGAACCGATACAGGACTGAACTGGGTAAATGCTTTCGGATCAGACTATCTGGAAAGATGGTTCTATGCAACCCCGGTTAACTAAACTTCTGATTAAATCAGCAATAATTTAAACACAATGTACATGATATATACCTATGGACTTTAAAAACATTCACATAGGCAAAGTAATTGAAGAAAAAGTTGCAGAGCGCGGGATTGACGTATCCCGGATCTGCAGCTTTCTCAAAACAGATGAACGGGAAGTGGAAGCAATGTTTCAGGCACATTCAATCAACACTTACCTTCTGCTCCGATGGAGCAAGCTGCTGGAGTATGATTTTTTCAGGCTCTATACTCAACATCTTATTCTGTATTCGCCTCAATCCGGTATTCAGCGCAGTCCGGAAAGTAAAATGGCGACGGGACTTCCCGTTTTCAGAAAGAATATTTACACCCGTGAGATCATAGAATTTATATTGCATCTTATGTATTCAGGAGCTAAAACAAAACAGGAAATTATAGAGCAGTATAAAATTCCTAAGACTACATTATACAAATGGATCAGTAAAAATGAAAAAGACAGCCTACAACCGGCAGAAGCGCGTAGACCTTCGTAAAGAAAGTCAGTTGCCGGATTATAAAAGAATTTATCAGGATATGATTTTTATGCAGTATCCCGATAAATCTGAGTTATGCAGTTTTATCCTGAATAAGGAGAAACTGAATCCGCTGGATATTATCAGGCTCAATAATCTCATCACAGGCATTCCCGGTAACGAAAAGTCATCAGAAAACCAAAAGTTAAAATCTTATGACGAAGAGACTATTTTCAAAATGCTTATGTTTCAGAAAGAACATAACCTGAGCAACCTAAGGCTTGCTGAGCATTTCAGGGTAAGCCGTAATTCTATAGCGAAATGGAAAAAATATTTTTTACCAACAGCTGATCATGAGTAACAGAACTGTTGTAACGATAAGTTCCGTTTACTTATGAAGCCAACCTTTATTTCACTGAATTTATATTGATTATGAAAGCTGCATAACCCTCATGCAGCTATCCAGAATGGCCGGGATTGTTCCCGGCCATTTTGTATGAATTGAATATGCTGAAGCACATGCATCTTTATACAGGCTTTGTTTTTCCAATTGAAACAGGATTATATTTTATTTTTTTTCTGCCTCAGTGCCTCATAACAGGTAATAGCCACTGCATTGCTCAGATTCAGGGAATCAATGCTTCCTGCCATAGGAATAAGGGTGTTTCTGCCTTTCCCTATCCAGAATTCACTCAGTCCTGAATGTTCCGTTCCGAATAAAACCGCGGATCTTTGGTTAAAATCCCTTTTGGAGACATCTTCTGCCGTTTCATCCATTATCGTTGTATAAATATTGAAGCTGTTGCTCTGAAGGTACTCAAACGTCTGCTGATTATCGGACTGAAAGACCTGCATGCCGAACAGGCAACCTACACTGGACCTGATCACATTCGGATTGTAAAAGTCTGTTTTTCCGTCTGAAACAATAAGCGCATCAATTCCGAATGCCTCACAGCTTCTCAAAATAGCACCCAGGTTTCCGGGTTTTTCTACGCCTTCAACCACAATTACCGTAGCATCTTCTCCGGGAGTAAATGAAGAAAGATCGGCTTCCTTTGCTTTATAAATTCCGATAATGCCTTCCGAACTTCCCCTGTAAGCCGTTTTTTCATATACTTTGTCGCTTATAAGGTGAACTTTTCCTTCCGGCAGGTTTTCCTGATAGATCTTTTCGCAGATGAAAAATTCCACAGCCTCAAAACCAAATTTCTGTGCCCGTTCATTTTCCTGCCGTCCTTCTGCTGCAAAAACACCTGATTTTTTACGGAACCTGTTGTCGGTAAGG
The sequence above is a segment of the Chryseobacterium sp. JJR-5R genome. Coding sequences within it:
- a CDS encoding transposase translates to MDFKNIHIGKVIEEKVAERGIDVSRICSFLKTDEREVEAMFQAHSINTYLLLRWSKLLEYDFFRLYTQHLILYSPQSGIQRSPESKMATGLPVFRKNIYTREIIEFILHLMYSGAKTKQEIIEQYKIPKTTLYKWISKNEKDSLQPAEARRPS
- a CDS encoding LuxR C-terminal-related transcriptional regulator, with the translated sequence MLLCNAQNHDILSLEKEVIRLNRLGRQKESHEKITMMLAGDISDEESVKLNLLLANTFRSINDYSSAIYYLKNARHFADVNTVHDSLKTALDAELAFSTFDNNDYAASEKIIIRLRNGGYKYLSNESRAYMIMQDGYIKFLAKNYRYAEECFNESLDILKRYSSCNQPAVMVKQIQLYAAMKSTDKAQEIYEKCIYLSQKCKILKYKIYATEELSKVYRESNNKDRFFYYTKLLDSLKLIDRQEQRLSMMHASNQDYMYKENTEQIMEKKIYLFFSIIMVLCSCILFIILRRKARKKARQYEDLISKIRISSEHTVYNTDSPHKEIESRLRSLNKKQKDIVGLALQGLTNREIAEKLCVSEATIKYHFTNIFEILQIKNRKDLFKIFISPNNLS
- a CDS encoding helix-turn-helix domain-containing protein, with the translated sequence MKKTAYNRQKRVDLRKESQLPDYKRIYQDMIFMQYPDKSELCSFILNKEKLNPLDIIRLNNLITGIPGNEKSSENQKLKSYDEETIFKMLMFQKEHNLSNLRLAEHFRVSRNSIAKWKKYFLPTADHE
- a CDS encoding TrmH family RNA methyltransferase — its product is MLIESFQNEKIKYLTRLLTDNRFRKKSGVFAAEGRQENERAQKFGFEAVEFFICEKIYQENLPEGKVHLISDKVYEKTAYRGSSEGIIGIYKAKEADLSSFTPGEDATVIVVEGVEKPGNLGAILRSCEAFGIDALIVSDGKTDFYNPNVIRSSVGCLFGMQVFQSDNQQTFEYLQSNSFNIYTTIMDETAEDVSKRDFNQRSAVLFGTEHSGLSEFWIGKGRNTLIPMAGSIDSLNLSNAVAITCYEALRQKKNKI